CAATTTGGTGgataatttttgaataatcCAAATCAGACGAAATATTCacattttcaataatcaatGAGCACAATGAAAGGAAATAACTGCAAATTAATATCACAAAGTACGTGCCTCAATGTTTTGGGTATAAACAAACAAATCCAAACTACTACTATTAAGTTTGTTAACAATTGCTAAACAATTTGACTCAACAATCATGTGTGAAAGTCCAACTCCCTAGCCATCTTGAGGACATTAACAATAGCATGTGCCTCCATCGAGTCACGAACCACTATTTCGAAGGTCCTCAATCGTTCTCTAGCTTGCCATGCCGCATCAATATTGATCTTCAATTGCACACCGTACGGGGCCTCTCACCTCTCGATCCTCGATCCCCTAGGCAAAAAGGGTACACATAAGAGGTTGTGAACCTTGAAGTCTCTATGGAGGGTCCAAGCGAGAATCAAAGCATCTTGCCAGGTTATAGTCTTTCCTTGGATGATCTCCAAGTTCCTCGCCCCCTATAGCTGCCATAGAACCACCAAAAGGCTTTTGAAAGCCTCCTTGTCGAGCTTTCTCATAGCAAACTCCAACCTATCATCGCTCTGCAAAAAGAGGCATTTAATAAAAGGACAATCACAAATGGCATGAATAAGATCCTCTTTCAAGCCACCACATCTCCTACACTGGTGTTCATTAGCCAAAGAGAAAGGGACGCACTTCACAGCTGCCAAAAGAATCTCATGGCTCTATCCATCCAAATAACTTGATCTTGGGTAGGGTACAAATTTCCTTATAGTAAGCCCCATGTGTGTCATGCCCCCAACAAATTAAGAACGAGCCTAATTATAACCAAACCTAATCGGGTAAACCTCATTCAGTACTGCATGACCCCATACCAAGATATCATCACTATAATTGCCACAAATGGAAATAGCCAAACAAAATTCAATCCACATGGTTACCATCCAATAAAATtcgaattaaattttcattccaTCTAGAGTCAccttccaccaaaaaaaaataatatgaaagatagaaaattaagattcaacactttttaaaacatgataaattgtttttttttttcacagttattttaaaatataacatgtCTGAACCCATGTGATGACCAAATGGTCAAAGGTGTTCACTACCTCAGATGTAGTCTGAATTTGAATCGAGCTAATCACGTTTATTGTTCGGACTTTGCCCTGTTattataattcaccaaaaaaaataacacGTCTAACATTTCTTAACAGTCAACCTTATAATCATAAGGTTAAGGAATTAAAGGGTCATAAATACAAAGCAATGTTAACAAACCAATAACTTTTTTTCCGTGAGACTTTCAAATGAAAACCAATTCAGCATAAAGAATAACAAGCATGCATCATAAGTTAAAGAAGAGGTCCAGCAACCAAACACTCATTCTACACCAATATGCCCCCTTCATGGCAGCCAGTGCGCAACAACATTAAGCAGCTAGCGTTAGAGCATATTACAAATGAAATGGAAGTCTACATCAATTTGCTTCATTCTGTTGTGATCATTGCAGTAGACGGTGGGAGATCTCTGTAGTGGCATACGAAGTTCGTCTAACATGTTTTTTTACCCAAGTAGCTTGGTGACAACATTTGCAATAACATAGAATGTAGGTTGAGGTCCTGATGAGATGAAACTATGACGATAGGTATCGTGAAGGTACCTAAGTACCCCATTTGCTGCTTTCCTATATGTAACCCAAATGATGCATGCATGTATTGGGAAAGTTTGTTCATGGAGAAATTGATGTTTACTAATTACACTTGGTCAAAAAAAGTGTCAATTACATGATGAAAATGAGTTGCATCAATCGAGGGTGCACCATCATTAGTGTGAAAAGTCTTCGTGTTGCTCATGAGGGTCTTGGTTAGGCTACATATATTCATGTTTTCTTCAGCTCTTAGCTCCTTGACATGGTTTGTTTGGGAGAGAATTATCCCACTGACCTATGCGAAAAATCTCTATGTTGCTTATGGAGGTCTTGATCAGGCCGCATTTATCCATGTTTTCTCCAGCTTGTAACTCCTTGTCATGGTTTGTTTAGGAGAGAATTATTTCGATAAACTGCCATAGAACCTCAACACCCAAACTATGGTACAAGGAACCAAGGCCCTTTAATTGAAAACCTTGCCGCTAAGTAAAGATACGGCATTGACAACAAGAAATTAAGTTGATTAGCAACATTTTTATAGTTATTCTTTTTCCATCTTTCATATCCGAAGAAAAATTTTCATgcaatttttttcatcttttggtgttttatattTAGAGAAAGaatgttatataaatttaaacttttttctgtgccatatttaatattatatagcTTTCATAGGCCAGATATCAATTCTCTGGCATGTTAGAAAAATGCACCACCAACGTGGGCAGGTGGTCTAATAAAACGGTGGACAATAGAAACTTGAGGAGGAATTGACAAAAGTGATAAAGAGATATGGTGAGTGAAAATGAATTGGCCTTGGCCTTGGGGTGAGTGAGCGAGTGGATGGGGGAACAAATCAATCACCATCCGTGTGTGTGTGccctcttttctctttcctttttctttgccAAACTTCCTTTTAGTCGATCCAACAAAACAATGAAAGAAACTACCCACTTTTTGGTGTATAAATCAGATGCAAATCGAAGTACGTGGCCAACtctgttttgaaatgattttttcttttaaatcaaattaaaaaggcaaatttgatgaatatttatctcATCGCACTCATTCTATTATCTTTTAGAAGTGAATTTTTCAacaagataataataatttttgtaagtACTTTTCATTCCGGTCCACCCAATGTATAATATTTTGGGGGTGGAACtggggctttttttttttttttatggtggAAAATGACAATGGCTACACCCAGGATGGGAATAGCAACGCATGCATTTAACTCCTCCTTTTCTATgatcaaattttcattcattctcGTTTCTTTTTAAAGTATTCTAAAAGCTATATCgattaaataaagaattaaatcaacttacgctcttaaaaatatattaaagagtTTTAAAGCCACTCACGAATCTATTGTATTTGACTTTCGTGGTAAGGAAGAAGATGCCCGTGTCATTTGGGTGAGGATCGTTACCTTAAGCAAGGATTTTCGTACTCATAACATGGTTAACAAGCCGGTGCTGCCGTTATCCCCTATTCCAAAGAAGTGGGAGAAGCCTTTAAGAGGCTTTGTTATTGGTGGGGGCTATGGTTTCAAAAATGAGGAGATGACGGGTGACTGGGCTAAACTCTATGCCTTCGAAGAGAGCCTCAAGATTGCTAGATTGCTGAATATTACAAAAGTCACCTTCGAAACAGATTGTGCCGGCCTCGCGAATAGAATTAAGAAGCATCAATGAATGCTTTCAAAATATGGATATGTTTTATAATGCGGTTGTAAATTGGGCGAATCGTAATTGTAATAAGGTGGATAATGCAATTTCTAATGAGGGTCATTTGGTTTTTGGTATGGGTTACCTACGGTGATTCATAATTTTGTAATTGATGATGCTATTAATTGAAGGATGACTGACTTAggtatttttgtcaaaaacaGATTCtattgtatttgacaaataTCTCATTTACTCTTTCAAGTAACTCTAATTGTACAATAGATTATACTTCACGATTGAGGCTCACGCCCTACTTTCTTCCCTTTATAAACACTCCCTTAATAGGAGAGTAGACCAACACGAGAACACAAGCAGCAAAACTCCCCTTCCCAATCCTTCTAAAATTCCCAACCAAGCGATTTCTCACACCTTTCACAATGAAAATCGTCATTGTCTTACTAATTTTGAACATCCTCATAGTGTGAACTGCATTTTTATACATCCattcttaaatattatttaagactatttaatatttaatgcaACCGTTTTATTACTACGCTTAGTTGTGAGCTAACTGAGTCATTAGCTAGCtcagcataagctattactttagaagaaataacattaaaaataaatattaaaatatattaatgaggTTTTGGGTGTTGTTTACTTAATATTGAGTTTTATCATGTATAAATTTTCTACGTAGAGTTCCATAATGTGcaataattatatatagatCTTTAGTGGGTTTTAGTTTgattcttaatttatttatattttacattaattttattttattttgtaattactTATAGGTATATTTGTGATTGTGAActctctaaaaaataaatattagaataatcgttaattaaaactaataatattcCAAGTTAAGCTCCTAACATCAATTTTGAAATGTATGGTTTAAAATGCAATGAACCAAAAATGTTGCATGTGgagaaaaagcaagaaaaaatTGTGGGCACGAAAACCAGGAGCTGtggaaagaattaaaagtaaaatccaaGTGGTGGGTGTCGTCTGGCAGTGCCAGTGAGGCGGAGAATCTCATTTAAACAGCGCCTATTTGGCACCCTACTTCACTGCATGGCAAAGCTTCAGTTAAAATTCAACTGAAATAGCTCATCCAAACGGATAATTGTGGAAGAGTAAATTCGCCTACTGCTCTCCCAAAGGGCCCTTAATTTTACCCTACTCGCATCGCAtgtcattttagcttaatttctcttttctttctccaaaaAGGAAATTAGATGCATAGCGTAACAAAATCAAGTCAATAACCATATATATTGCATTCTAACTTATCAGTTAGCAATAATGTTGGTAATAAGTCGGTTCGGGTCGAGTTTCggtttttaaaaagttttcaagTTTAGTCTCATTTTAATTCAGTTAGTTCAAAAAGCTTATTTCactattaaaacataaaaaaaattaaacatatattttttaattgatattttataataaaatttaattttaaaatattttattattatttaaattgaatttgggCCGAGCTGACCTGAGATACAAAAATTCTTGTTCAAACCCAACCCTTAGACAAGTCTAGTTAGCAATAAGGGTTCAACACTGCTAAAGGTTAGTTTATTATTGAGGATGAAAAGCGCggtgaaaatgaatttttaaaaagtgcTTTTAGAAATATTGATAGTGTTTACCATTTTTGTCTAAAATTTCTTAAGaagataaaatatcaattttagacATAGtgttgtaaaataaaagattgaacGGGGGATAAAAATGTAACTTCATTGAAAAACACTTCTCTAAAAgccaaaagctaaaaattttggctttttaACTTggattaaaatacttttaaaattaaggtttgattcaaaaatatgcttatttaccaaaaaattttatttgaaatcaaGGTTTGGATTGAAAAGTACTTTTCAACCTCAATGATAAACAACACCTAAGACAAGTATTACAAATCTTAAAAGGTCTAGATAAACAAAGAACATTCAAGGAAGAAGGAAGTTGGAAGTTACTCCCTAAACGAGCAAACACATTGATGGGTTGGTTCCCTTCTCGAAAGACATGCTTTCATAAACTAACAGAGCATCCTACACTCATCAATCAAGGGAGACAAAAAAAACAGGATTAACAATATTAGAATTACACAATGATTGAATAACAGTAGTCGCATCAACTTTAGCTAATTAAAATCTATCTCTAACGACTCAGGGCTTAACTTGAACATTAGTATGAATTgaaatatgtttgaaattaaCCTATTATCCAACTCctataaagaaataataataattaatcaattagacattgattaaaattataattaaaataattaattttttatttaatcttataaaattaaaaaaaattgacttgAAAGTGCAATGATGAGAGGAATAATGAGGGAGTTTGGGTTTTGACCaaagaagaaaactaaaagacaaaagaaGTATTCAAATATAGGTTTAGATAAATAAAAGGTATTAAAGTACATGATTCTAAATAATCAAAGCCCAATTCAAGGTTAAGCAAAAAGGAAGTGTGTGGAGTTTCATCCAAAATTCATGTTAGGTGGGGTAGTCAAGTCAATCTTTCGTAATGTGGTTCAAGATTAGGTGGTCCAATGTTTGGACCACAGCTTCTGAGTTGGTCATTTGGGACTAAGGTTAGGTTAGTGGGGCTAAGACGTCAAACTTAGGTAATCGGCTTCGGCTTGTTAGGGTTATAGGCGATGATTGGTTTTGGATCCATtgattatattatatgtatcTAGACCACCAGGCTCGAAGTTATGCATGAAAAGTGAGAATATTTgtgtaaaaatataagtttaaaaaataagtcgAGCCTTGGGTAAGCCTTTTTGGCCCAACCCAGTttgaatatgaaaaaaaaattattattttttattgttttttttgttactattttcttatttttttcactattttgctatcatttcacaattatgttgttactattttattgttattatttaaatattgtataactcttgttttattatcaattttattactattttaaaagcatttgcttattaagttgcacttatcttagtgttttttaattatacatatttttttaaatttatttttaatttgttgggaaacatttattttaatgtttttagtttttcttatgtattatattttttaaaaaaatttgtataaaaaataatataaaaatattaatacggCCAAACCAGGCCcgagttttaacattttatctGGACTGaacttggataaaattttaagctcatttttTGGGCCGAGCCCAAACCtaataaacaaacataaaattttgattaggcCTAACCTAGCCTATAAACAGCTCTATATGAATCAACTATAATTTATCTTAAGGACCGACAAAATTCATTCTACTAATTCATTACAACTTCATCCTtgtactttacaaaagttgaaGAGATACTCtgattgttatatatatatatgtgtgtgtgaaaTTGAACTactatcttttttctttttgttaattcattacatataaattactacttttgttaattctttatatataaattgttgaataaaCATTATTATCCAATTAgacaaaattttccattttgcaaagtaaatgaataaaatttaaaattagcctatttaatatataacttCGTCCATTTTTGGACAATTAACAAACTCAGTACATTGATGTATGGCTACGAGGTTGTTATTAACAtgggaaaatatttggtatattgTTAATGAAGTTTTAGATTTCACAAGTAGGGTTAAAGGATTGACAAGTGTCCTATaagagtataataaaatatttaaagataagacACATGTCAATTGTTTAAAGTtacttgtaaaataaataaataaaaagtaccctatcaatgtaccaaatatttgCCCTAttaacattatcaatttattatgtTATGGCCACTAAACCGTTAACAATATCGTGACAATAAAATTAACTGTTGAAGCACACATAATTTTTACATAGACACatctttataaaaaattttacactCTCTTAAACTCTCCGTTTTAACCATAATTGAATATCTATAACTTTACACATTCATTtacccataattattttagaatgaaaagataattaaagaTGATGATACCAATAGTGAAGTTAGGAACATTAGCCCTAAGAAGCATCTCCAAACCCATTGCCAATAAGCTTCAGAAAGATGCTGCCCTTCGGACTTCATTATCAATCTTGCTTAGGTTActactttcttcttcttctttattctttatatctTTTTCCTACAAAAATCATAAGAAAAAATTAACTTCACCAGCAAGTTACCACATATTTCATTGATATGTGTCGACTAGGGGGTGTACATAATAATTTTGcttcatatataatataaagtaaatttCAAGTAGAAACACAATATATATTGCgaaatagaataaataataatataaaagaatctATGGAGGATCAACTTTGAAAGGCTTGAACATTGCTTTCAAAATCACGCATGGAAGCAGGCAAACCATCATTTGTCGACAAGAATGCAAAGAAGAATCTATGGACGATCGACTCATACTCTGATTCAAACCCTTAACAAGGAAGCTGCTGTTCACGCTGCCGCATTTCTTCTTGGTGAATTATTCATCTTTGCTGTGAGtgagtgtgtgtgtgtatgtgtaGCATTTGATGGCATGGATTCATGGAAGCCTTCGAACTATTAAACAGACAAGAACAAAAAttgttgaagaaagaagaaaatctaGACAGAATCTAAGTCTTCCATCAAAAACTTGGAAGTTGTGATAATTACATCATATTATCCCAAAGGGACCTTTGCCCCATTGAACATCAGTATCTGAAGTCCGAACCTATAACTTTGCTTCCTGCACGTTTTGACCAGGGCCGATGCCAGTGGCAGCAGCAGCCATAGCATTCTTGACGGGGGAAATTCTGGGATCAGTTACATCAGTAGTCACAATTCCTAAAATTTTAGACTCTTGATTTGTAGTTTGTGCAGCTACAGAAACATTGAAATGTGAATCTGTGGCTGTCCTGGATTGATCTGGATTCTGCAGCTTTTGCATTGCTTCAGTTGATGAACCGATAATCTTTGGTGTGAGAGCAGTAGATTGATCGGTGCTAGTTTTGTGTTGATGATTGGATAAGTTACTTGCGGCATGCAGTTGCTGCAACCTGTAATCAGTTTCAGGCCGACGGCAAACCTTCCTCAGAGGTACAATTTCCTATGGAATGGAAGTTAATGTTTATTACAGTGAATATCATCAAAATGCATGACTCAAACAATGAAATAATGGAGTGATTAACTAATACCTCAGACTGGTCATGATCGTAGCGCACCAGAAATCTACAACGACAACCTCGTATGTCATGCCTCCGCCTTTGCGCATCGAGGACATGGGCATCAAAGTAGAGAGCCTGATCTTTACCTTCCTGTAAATTTTGAAAGCATCAAGAAAATGAATTCTAAGAAAGGAttgattaaaagaaatatatattctCAAGGATTGATCAGATATTTTAAGCAGAAATCCACCTGAAAACACAGTACAAGGTCCCCAGGAAGAACTGCAACACACTCAGAAGCTTCACACGGGAGGGACCGTTGCCTGACATGCTTGCGAATGTTTACCCACTCATCCTCCTCTGGTCCAAAACCAGCAATCCGAACCTGTACTTCCTGCAAAaagatatcaaaatattttggaaTACTTTTTCTCAGATGGAAATTTGTGGTATTTTCAGTTCTGCATAAAACTAT
The nucleotide sequence above comes from Gossypium raimondii isolate GPD5lz chromosome 13, ASM2569854v1, whole genome shotgun sequence. Encoded proteins:
- the LOC105783010 gene encoding protein SAWADEE HOMEODOMAIN HOMOLOG 2 isoform X2 — its product is MGRHPSSGGPAFRFTQTEVAEMETILQEHHNQMPVREILMSLADKFSESAERKGKIVVQFKQIWNWFQNRRYAIRAKSNKVPGKLNITSMPRDDSNPMRNVPQPVAAPVPPHMTAPMPASTGAGRNLSESYMEFEAKSSRDGAWYDVATFLAHRYLDAGDPEVQVRIAGFGPEEDEWVNIRKHVRQRSLPCEASECVAVLPGDLVLCFQEGKDQALYFDAHVLDAQRRRHDIRGCRCRFLVRYDHDQSEEIVPLRKVCRRPETDYRLQQLHAASNLSNHQHKTSTDQSTALTPKIIGSSTEAMQKLQNPDQSRTATDSHFNVSVAAQTTNQESKILGIVTTDVTDPRISPVKNAMAAAATGIGPGQNVQEAKL
- the LOC105783010 gene encoding protein SAWADEE HOMEODOMAIN HOMOLOG 2 isoform X1, yielding MGRHPSSGGPAFRFTQTEVAEMETILQEHHNQMPVREILMSLADKFSESAERKGKIVVQFKQIWNWFQNRRYAIRAKSNKVPGKLNITSMPRDDSNPMRNVPQPVAAPVPPHMTAPMPASTVPGAGRNLSESYMEFEAKSSRDGAWYDVATFLAHRYLDAGDPEVQVRIAGFGPEEDEWVNIRKHVRQRSLPCEASECVAVLPGDLVLCFQEGKDQALYFDAHVLDAQRRRHDIRGCRCRFLVRYDHDQSEEIVPLRKVCRRPETDYRLQQLHAASNLSNHQHKTSTDQSTALTPKIIGSSTEAMQKLQNPDQSRTATDSHFNVSVAAQTTNQESKILGIVTTDVTDPRISPVKNAMAAAATGIGPGQNVQEAKL